The region CAAATGAAGGAACAGTTAAAAGTCTGTAATAGGCTTAACTACACTTCTAAGTACACATACTCAAATTCTCATACTCACCAAATGATGATTTTGAACACGCAGAAAAGCATTATAATCCCTAATATTGTCAGAATTGGAATATGAACTTCAGAACGCTCAATTCctgggaaaataagaaatgaaaaagaaaaacaaaactgaatacaCGCAAGATATAACAGCAACATGGCGGACTCAGCCTTCCAGATCAACGGTCTTCACTTATTCTGAGCGGACCGCGACCATTGGAGACCAGGGAGGAGGTCTCTGTATGTACGTTGAATGAAGGTTGATGTACGAACTGTGGAGTGGTAAAAAGCTGCTGCTCTGAGGTGATAAAACTTATGACAGTGAAATGTCTTCCGTATTCTCTGCCTCTGGAGTTTACAGCCATTGTTTACATTCCGCAGGTTTCTAACGGCAACAAACCATTGAAGGAGCTACATAACACCATTAGGTCACTGCAAGTAAAGCACCCAGAGAAGTTTTACGTGGTTGCAGGGGACTTTAATCATCTGAAACTGGCGTACAGTCAGCCCAGTTTTTTACCACCATGTCACCCTTCCGACATGGGGAGACATGTAGGAAGGACTGTGTCACTCAGTCACTGTGTGGCCCAGGCATGCAGCCTCTGTGCTCCAAGACTGTTTTCAGTGCACAGATTGGCAGGTTTTAAAAGAGGGAGCTGCTTATGAGGGAGAGGTGGACCTGGAGGAATACACCTCCACTGCTTTGGGCTTCGAATCTAAGTGTGCTGATGATGTCACCATTACCAAGAAAGCAACCTGTTACCCAAACCAGAAACTGTGGCTGAATGCTGAGGTCAGAGCTCTGCTGAAGGCCAGGGACGTTGCGCTCAGGACATTCTCATCTCATTGGTGGTCCACACAGCCCTCACCCACCTAGAGAGTATAAACTCTCACATCTGTCTGCTCTTTCTGGATTTCTCCTCGGCCTGCAACACCATCATCCTACAGACCCTGGTGCAGAAGCTCTCCTCTCTTGGACTTAGTCCCACTCTGGGGAGCTGGATTCTGGACTTCCTGACCAACAGACCTTAGACTGTCAGGGTCTACAAACCCATTTCCTCCTCCATCACCTTCAGCACTGGCTCGCCGCAGGCAGTGCACTGAGCTCCCTCCTCTTCACTCTCCTGACATATGAACGCTCGGCAAGGCACCCCAGCTTTCATATCGTGAAGTTTGCCGACGACACAGCAGAAGCGGGATGCATCACGAACAGTGGTGGAGATGGTGGTGGATTACAGAAAGGACAAGGATCCTCTTCAGCCCTTGTACATCGGAAGAGCAGCTGTGGAGGTGGTCTCCAGCTGCAGGCACCTGGGTGTGCAAATATCCACAGGCCTCAGCTAGAGTGCCAACACCTCCCATCTGGTCAGGAAGGCCCAACAGAATCTCTACTTCCTCTGGAAGCTGCAGGGAGGTGAACATGGCAACTCAGTTCTGAGGAGCTTCTATCGCTGTGTGGTGGAGAGCGTTCTCTGCACCTGCAGCACCGTGTGGCACGGCAGCTGCACTGCTGCTGAGAGGACGACTCTGCAGAGGGTGGTCAAGGCAGCACAGAGTGCTGTGGGGAGCAGCCTTTCCTCCACCTTGGACATCCACACATCACAATGCAGGAGGAGGGAGCTCCTCATCATGAAGGACTCTACCCATAATGCACACAGTCTATTCCAGCCCTTTCCTTCAGGCAGGAGGCTGAGGAGCATCCAGAGCAAAACCACCAggctgagaaacagtttcttccctgCAGCTGACAAACTGCTGAATTCAATCTGCACTTAATTCAGCtacattgtactttttatttatttacacatagATATGtgtaatatatacagtatatatatatctatatatctatctatctatctagatagatatatatagatatatatatactgtatatatatacatagttACTCATTACTTATCTGGGACCTGAGTTCAAATTTTGCACCACAAGCAAAAATTGAGAAATgatatgacaataaaaaattcttgagtccttattttaatgttgaatcTAAAATCTGCAAATGTTAAAGCTTCAGAAAAGTATGGAGGTACTGTCGGCTCAGCAAAACTTGATTTTCCTCCTAAACTGACAGGcatcatatttttgttttatttattttttgctgactcagataaaaaaaaaatgagctAGTTTGCaacaatcaaaaagaaaaagtaagtgCAGAAAAATCCGTCAGAGGAACAGATGAGTACCTTTTCTTCCAAGACCTTCATGAGACAGCCCAATCCCTGAATGGAGAAAAAGTAAATCTGAATCAATCTGATTGCTTAAATATGTTTCCATCTGCAACTTTCAAATGATCCCTTGGTGACTCAGGATCAGTAACATCCTTCCATATTTCTCTATTTACCTATTGCTGGAAGAGTCAGACGAATCTCTGGAGATGTCTGACTACCAACATCATTCGTGGCCACACAGTAATAAGCTTCCTCCTCAGTGACATGGAGTCCATAATTTTCTCCTTCACCTACTTTCAAGGTTCCATTTGAGGTTTTCTCAAACCAGGTGAAGACGCTGACGGGAGGCTTGGCTCTGCTGGAGCAACGCAGCTCCACCCATCTACCTTTTGTTAAAGTGATGGATACTGAGGTGTTCTTGGGAGAATCTGAGGAAAATGTGACACACCTTATGGTTATTGACGAGAACCAGCTGAACCATGATGTTCTGACAGGATCATTTACAGCAGAGGTGTCGAAAGTCgggcctggagggccggcatcgtTGCATGTTGTAGTTCTCTCGCtcgtggtagtaacaaccttttcagcatgtcaatgttctccctaggccttctaatgagccatcatttgaccCAGGTGCATTATGCCAGGGACAGaagtaaaacatgcaggatgccggccccccaggaccgactttggcaCCACTGACTTACAGGAAACACTGAGAGTCACATCTGTATCTGCTGACTTGTGTTTTCCTCCATCCACAGGATATATGGCAAAGCAGGTGATGTTGTATCCATCGTGGATCTCTGACAGAGTGATGTTCTGCTGGATTATAGTTGTAAACGTTCCATCTTTGTTCCTCTCCATCTGTCTGTGAGGGTTTGGTTGGAGGTTCAAGGTGAGTCCAGGAGGTGATTGTGGACAGGGAGTGAGAGCTGAGCACGTTACGGTGACAGAGTTCTTCTCCTTCATGTCACCTGAGATTTCAATCCTGGGGCTCCAAGCAGAATCTgtgttttcacatcacacacaTTTTACACAGTGAGATACAGCAGACTGACTCCACTTTAGACATGTGGAGCATAACAAGATGGCAgatgataaagaaaaaatcacattgaaaaataaaattagataaaaCATCCACTTTTACATTGACAAGCTGCTTTCTTTAACTCTGGACTCTGACTCTGTTGATGACCCTACACAGCAGACGTTTAGCTTTACAGTGAAGACTCAGTTTATGGAGTTTGTCATCAAAATTCATTTTCTcttgataaaaaaacatttgttgtcaGACTAGAAAGTTTTCTTAGTAAACATCATCTACTGACTGAAAGTCAGTATGGATTTAGGTCACAAAGATCCACAGCAATGGCAGTTATGCATTTAATGGAAGAGGTGACCAGTGCTttagataaaaagaaacatgttgttggggtatttattgatttgaaaaaagcaTTTGACACAATTGATCATGATATACTACTCAGAAAACTTGAGTGTTATGGTCTAAGAGGAGTAGTGTTGCACTGGATGAAAAATTATCTCAGCAATAGGCAACAATTTGTGCAGTTGGGTAATTTCCAATCCTCATGCTTGGATATTGTTTGTGGTGTCCCTCAGGGCTCGGTATTGGGgccaaaattgtttattttgtatataaatGACATATGTAAGGTATCTAAGAGATTTTGTACTTTGTACTATTTGCTGATGACTCAACCATCTTTGGCACGGGTGAAGATTTAAGAAAGATGTTGTTTGAAATTAATCAAGACTTATGTAAACTGAAGGAGTGGTTTAATATTAACAAATTGTCACTAAATTTAGATATAACAAAGTTTATGTTGTTCGGTAAGTGTAAAGAGAAGAGTGATTCAATAATACAAATTGATAATATGATTGTGGAGAGAGTGACTGAAATTAGGTTTTTGGGAGTACTGATTCAAAACAAGATCTGTTGGAAACCTCATATAAGATATGTCCAATCTAAATTGGTAAGAAGTATTGCAGTCTTTGCTAAtgctagaaaatatttaaactcctCTGCCCTATACATTCTGTACTGCTCACTTATTTTACCTTACCTAAGTTACTGTGTGGAAATTTGGGGCAACACTTACAGAACGTTACTACAACCATTATGCATATTACAAAAAAGAGCCATTCGCTTAGTTCATAAGGTTGATTTTTACTGTCATACCCACAATCTATTTATAgattcttatttattgaaattcacTGATTTAGTAGAGTTTCAAACTGCACAGATtatgtttaaagtcagaaataaaatattgccaGAAAAGATTCAACAATTATTTTCCGATAGAGTGGGGGGATATGACTATAGAGAAAACCTTAACTTCAGAACTTTGAAGGCTCGtacaacaatgaaaacattgtgCATTTCGGGGGTTGGTGTGAGGATCTGGAATAAACTCTCTAAAGAGCTGAAGCAAAGTCCAAGTatgagacattttaagaaaGGTCTCAAGGCAGCTATTATTCAAAGTTATAAGGAAGAACAAGGGGGATAATCCTGGTTGGGAACCAAAACTTTAGGTAGGATGTCATCAAGTAGGTGGCATGTCGGCGCAGGTGTGGGTAAATATATAAAGGTATGAAAATAACAGTGTATTTTGTCTCTAAGCAGATGGGTGTGTATATGGGTGTATGTACGTATATATgtttgtatatgtaaatatagaTATATGCATGTGTAcagatgtgtatgtgtgtgtatgcactATTTTCATCTAGCTGAGGAAATCTTATTATACTTATTATTTCCTTTGTCAGAAAGGATATCGGACATTGAAAATACTGTGATAAATTACAGCTGGAAAAGGGGTATGACTACATAAGTTATACTTCAGcatactccttttcagactCATAATCACCGAtgtgatgtgttttgttttattgtttttttttttttgtttgtttcttttttaaaagaaatatattatgtaCTTTGTGTCGTTTACACTGTCGGTGAAAagtttgtctgaaataaactaaactaaactaaactaaatgtcacatacataaaaacaaaatgctctcACCTTTAACTGTTACTTGAATAGGATCACAGGTAGCAAATGATCTGAACGGCCCGCTTTCAACTCTGAAGTAGTATCTACCTCCATACTCTTTAaccattttagaaaacacagttGTGCAGTTTCTCTCACTCAGACTTCCAATTATGTTGATTCCATATTTGCTTTCTGACCAACTGGTGTTGTAAACTATATTCCTTGGAAAAGAAACAATGTAGATTGACGTTTTTATCCAGattccaaatgtttttcttctgctgtcaaACTTCATGATCTTGTCGTCAGTAAAGCTACATGGAATTAGCAAACAGGATCCACTCAGAGCGTCAACATGCTTTGGCGCAGTAATGTTGATTCCCTTGTGAGTCGAATGACATGAAGTCTGAATTCCTGTAAAAGTAGAATAAAGATGGACACAATGTGAAGCAAAATGGCCATGAAGAGAAGTTTCCTGACCTGTAAACTGCAGCCTGTTACAGGTagagcattaaaacaaaacaggatcTATTTCTGGggactggaaaaataaatgcttcCAGTAATGTCTCCAAATGAAAGTGAGAGAGGCAACAGCTCACCTGGAAGAAAAAAGACACTCAGCAACATGCTGACTGTCAGCAAGTTCTCAGACAGGGCTGCCATCACTCTCTTACATCCCTCCATCAGCTCACAGAGACAAGACGAAAGAAAAGCTTCAGTTTAAATAAAGGCGGATAATTAAATAGAATTTCAAGTTATGTCAGAgaattgttacatttaaatcttccaaagaaatgcataaatagGGCAAAACCAAAGCATCAAATTTTTGGCACTTTTACGCCATAAGGTAACATAAGTAGAATAATAATTAATGTTACTGGGACTCTGTGGTCTCTGTGATCATTTATTGCTATTTGACAAATTTACCTCAGTAATCCATATAACTAATCTTATTGTGGCATAGATTCAACAAGATACTGAAAATACATTGACATGACAGCATCACTCAGTTTCTGCAGATTTGTCGGCTGCACATCAGTGATGTGAATCTCCcgttccaccacatcccaaaggttTTCTATTGGCctgagatctggtgactgtggaggccatTTGACTTCAGTGTTcatgaaaccagtctgagatgatTGGCGCTTTATGACATGGTGTGTTATCCTTCTGGAAGTAGCCATCAGAAGATGGGTACACTGAGGTCATAAAGGGATGGACATGGTCAGCAATAATTGACTGTGGCGTCGACACAATGCTCAATTGATACTAATGGGCCCAAACTGTTCCAGGAAAATATCACCCACACCAttgcaccaccaccaccagcctgAACCGTTGATACAAGGCAGAAAGGATCCATGCTTTCATGTCGTTGACGCCAAATTCTGACCCTACCATCTGAATGTCGCAGCAGAAATTGAGACTCATCAGACCAGGCAACATTTTCCAATCTTCCATTGTCCAATTTTGCCT is a window of Xiphophorus maculatus strain JP 163 A chromosome 21, X_maculatus-5.0-male, whole genome shotgun sequence DNA encoding:
- the LOC106699790 gene encoding sialic acid-binding Ig-like lectin 7 yields the protein MEGCKRVMAALSENLLTVSMLLSVFFLPGIQTSCHSTHKGINITAPKHVDALSGSCLLIPCSFTDDKIMKFDSRRKTFGIWIKTSIYIVSFPRNIVYNTSWSESKYGINIIGSLSERNCTTVFSKMVKEYGGRYYFRVESGPFRSFATCDPIQVTVKDSAWSPRIEISGDMKEKNSVTVTCSALTPCPQSPPGLTLNLQPNPHRQMERNKDGTFTTIIQQNITLSEIHDGYNITCFAIYPVDGGKHKSADTDVTLSVSYSPKNTSVSITLTKGRWVELRCSSRAKPPVSVFTWFEKTSNGTLKVGEGENYGLHVTEEEAYYCVATNDVGSQTSPEIRLTLPAIGIGLSHEGLGRKGIERSEVHIPILTILGIIMLFCVFKIIIWLQRKRPQTP